The Stigmatopora argus isolate UIUO_Sarg chromosome 16, RoL_Sarg_1.0, whole genome shotgun sequence genome has a window encoding:
- the LOC144091208 gene encoding bitiscystatin isoform X2 — protein MNLSVILFLSLVTVCLGDQILEEVVVQRKVQPLGGWFDSSPESPEVLEAAGHAVDAFNARSKAKRWFKLVDVTTAQAQVTSGIHYRIAAVLRKTKCLKAEQPDLDKCQVEKKFLFTRAAPGVPL, from the exons ATGAATCTCTCCGTGATTTTATTTCTATCCCTTGTCACGGTGTGCCTGGGGGACCAAATCCTGGAGGAAGTGGTTGTACAGA GAAAAGTGCAGCCATTGGGAGGCTGGTTCGACAGCAGCCCAGAGTCGCCGGAGGTCCTGGAGGCCGCCGGGCACGCCGTGGACGCCTTCAACGCCCGTTCCAAGGCCAAGAGGTGGTTCAAACTGGTAGACGTCACCACGGCGCAGGCGCAG GTGACCAGCGGCATCCACTACAGGATCGCTGCCGTGCTGAGAAAAACCAAGTGTCTCAAGGCTGAACAACCTGATTTGGACAAGTGCCAGGTGGAGAAAAAG TTCTTGTTTACCCGCGCAGCACCTGGAGTGCCACTTTGA
- the LOC144091208 gene encoding bitiscystatin isoform X1, translating to MNLSVILFLSLVTVCLGDQILEEVVVQRKVQPLGGWFDSSPESPEVLEAAGHAVDAFNARSKAKRWFKLVDVTTAQAQVTSGIHYRIAAVLRKTKCLKAEQPDLDKCQVEKKHLECHFEVTFSPRLQKHEVQVAKCKRQIPKLES from the exons ATGAATCTCTCCGTGATTTTATTTCTATCCCTTGTCACGGTGTGCCTGGGGGACCAAATCCTGGAGGAAGTGGTTGTACAGA GAAAAGTGCAGCCATTGGGAGGCTGGTTCGACAGCAGCCCAGAGTCGCCGGAGGTCCTGGAGGCCGCCGGGCACGCCGTGGACGCCTTCAACGCCCGTTCCAAGGCCAAGAGGTGGTTCAAACTGGTAGACGTCACCACGGCGCAGGCGCAG GTGACCAGCGGCATCCACTACAGGATCGCTGCCGTGCTGAGAAAAACCAAGTGTCTCAAGGCTGAACAACCTGATTTGGACAAGTGCCAGGTGGAGAAAAAG CACCTGGAGTGCCACTTTGAGGTGACCTTTAGCCCCCGGCTGCAAAAACATGAGGTGCAGGTGGCCAAGTGCAAGAGGCAGATCCCCAAGCTTGAAAGTTAG